In Mesorhizobium sp., one DNA window encodes the following:
- a CDS encoding exodeoxyribonuclease III has protein sequence MTLSLATWNINSVRLRLPLVTEFLRRYAPDILCLQEIKCPEEFFPYQAFHDAGYAHVTISGQKGYHGVATISRLPIELVERRDFCAKGDCRHLSTTFEAGGLKVMLHNFYVPAGGDEPDPEINPKFRHKLDFIEEMRLVMAGGDDATASILVGDLNIAPLEADVWSHKQLLKVVSHTPVETARLESMRTGGGWVDLMRQAIPEPEKLYTWWSYRAADWAAADKGRRLDHIWGSANLAPKLMGIEVLRHARGWDRPSDHVPVIATFDL, from the coding sequence ATGACGCTTTCGCTTGCCACTTGGAACATCAACTCCGTCCGCCTGCGCCTGCCGCTCGTCACCGAGTTCCTGCGCCGCTATGCGCCCGACATTCTGTGCCTGCAGGAGATCAAGTGCCCTGAGGAGTTCTTCCCCTACCAGGCCTTCCATGACGCGGGCTACGCCCATGTCACGATCAGCGGCCAGAAGGGCTACCACGGCGTCGCCACCATCTCGCGCCTGCCGATCGAACTGGTCGAGCGCCGCGATTTCTGCGCCAAGGGCGATTGCCGGCACCTGTCGACCACCTTCGAAGCCGGCGGGCTGAAGGTGATGCTGCACAATTTCTACGTTCCCGCCGGCGGCGACGAGCCGGACCCCGAGATCAATCCCAAGTTCCGCCACAAGCTGGATTTCATCGAAGAGATGCGGCTGGTCATGGCCGGCGGCGACGACGCCACCGCCTCGATCCTCGTCGGCGACCTCAACATTGCGCCGCTCGAGGCCGACGTCTGGTCGCACAAGCAGCTGCTCAAGGTGGTCAGCCACACGCCGGTCGAGACGGCCAGGCTCGAATCGATGCGCACCGGCGGCGGCTGGGTCGACCTGATGCGCCAGGCGATTCCGGAGCCGGAGAAGCTCTACACCTGGTGGAGCTACCGCGCCGCCGACTGGGCGGCCGCCGACAAGGGCCGCCGGCTCGACCACATCTGGGGCTCGGCCAATCTGGCGCCGAAGCTCATGGGCATCGAGGTCCTGCGCCATGCCCGCGGCTGGGACCGCCCCTCCGACCACGTGCCGGTGATCGCGACCTTCGACCTTTGA